One part of the Ornithodoros turicata isolate Travis chromosome 2, ASM3712646v1, whole genome shotgun sequence genome encodes these proteins:
- the LOC135386174 gene encoding uncharacterized protein LOC135386174, which translates to MAAATLLLLSCADALVPNGSVATAIFRFLPPSPFGLAALEEPSAPKRRRHHNRSLYDEILVETLHQPVPENHWTPLVIFLFLAAMLIGMILAFLCVLCCMRYFHSQVRYRAMKELNGDDVHDEGLREAAFRARMKPVETGTQTSSRNDSSFRKWSFVAKPDEAELQRAFQIKFQEQEMRRKREEEEEQRRLKLLQLEEEAKRAKEEAELRSEEYERKLRDVEVMSKELLDIRSGMKRKRGRGRRDTSLQKSSGGSEWQQSEQLKQQQQEEDIAQDEAHSSSSQMRLDLQFKQDSKGKSKCSVQAYVDPAVDGYVAVDTPYDSPPDNDMAPGANAFQLRHEDNFRKETYNVSEIRDQARRKNTDTRTSRSASSFVPQDVNEYERLAVPGFSRRQNNQAQQQRRLTSSNESYMASGHQSSNKGSQALPDDMERTKSRSEISLSRR; encoded by the exons ATGGCGGCGGCGACACTCTTACTGCTTTCCTGTGCCGACGCACTGGTCCCGAATGGTAGTGTGGCAACAGCCATTTTTCGATTCTTACCTCCTTCACCGTTCGGACTGGCCGCGCTGGAGGAACCGAGCGCCCCCAAGAGACGACGTCACCACAACAGGTCTCTGTACGACGAAATCTTGGTCGAAACTCTGCACCAGCCAGTTCCTGAGAACCACTGGACTCCCCTCGTCATATTCTTATTTCTCGCCGCCATGCTAATCGGTATGATACTCGCCTTTCTCTGCGTCTTATGTTGTATGCGTTACTTTCATTCACAAGTCCGGTACCGGGCGATGAAAGAGCTCAACGGCGACGACGTTCATGACGAAGGGCTGAGAGAGGCTGCGTTCAGGGCACGAATGAAGCCGGTGGAGACTGGAACACAAACCAGTTCCAGGAACGACTCCAGCTTTCGAAAGTGGTCGTTTGTAGCGAAGCCTGATGAGGCGGAGCTTCAACGTGCGTTCCAGATCAAGTTCCAAGAACAAGAAATGagaaggaagagagaggaagaagaagaacaaaggCGTCTAAAGCTCCTGCAGTTAGAGGAAGAAGCGAAGAGGGCGAAAGAAGAGGCTGAGCTCCGCTCGGAAGAATACGAAAGGAAGCTGAGAGACGTAGAAGTCATGTCCAAGGAGCTCCTGGATATAAGATCTGGCATGAAGCGCAAGAGAGGGAGGG GTAGAAGAGACACCAGCCTTCAAAAGAGCAGTGGGGGTTCAGAATGGCAGCAATCGGAACAGctgaagcagcagcagcaggaggAAGACATAGCCCAGGACGAGGCCCACAGTTCATCATCTCAGATGCGCCTAGATTTGCAGTTCAAGCAAGACAGTAAAGGGAAATCCAAGTGCAGCGTGCAAGCGTACGTTGACCCTGCTGTTGACGGCTATGTAGCAGTGGACACACCGTATGATTCTCCACCAGACAACGATATGGCTCCAGGAGCAAATGCGTTCCAACTACGCCATGAGGATAATTTCCGCAAGGAGACGTATAACGTTTCAGAAATTAGGGACCAGGCTAGGAGAAAGAACACGGATACGAGGACCTCTCGTTCAGCATCTTCGTTCGTGCCCCAAGACGTCAACGAATATGAACGTTTAGCTGTTCCTGGATTCTCAAGGAGGCAGAATAATCAGGCGCAGCAGCAGCGACGACTGACGTCATCTAATGAGAGTTACATGGCCAGTGGTCACCAAAGCTCGAATAAGGGTTCTCAAGCGCTCCCTGACGATATGGAGCGAACGAAGTCGCGCAGTGAGATTTCACTGAGCCGCAGGTAG